A window of the Egibacter rhizosphaerae genome harbors these coding sequences:
- a CDS encoding ABC transporter permease, producing MTGAALWRFVARRLAAAVLLAVGATLVSFLLTQVVPGDPISANLSEQALENPEAVAAFEERYGLDQPLPVQYGRYLTNVLQGDLGESQQSRRPVTEDLADFVPATMELALTAIVIAVLLGVAFGTIAAVRAGRSIDQFLRVVSLLGLSMPPFWLALVAVYLFNFELGLVPSSGRLDPVLIPPETVTGAMTVDAVLDGDWEAFRSALHHLVLPASVLAAFAVGLFTRFTRSSVLEVIEQDYIRAAWAKGLHGRRVVIGHVLRAALVPVITVASLAFGSMLSGTVLIESIFSWPGVGSYAFRSALNLDVPAIMGVSLFVALVYVTINFVVDVLYGVIDPRIRIE from the coding sequence TTGACGGGCGCGGCGCTCTGGAGGTTCGTCGCCCGGCGGTTGGCAGCGGCGGTGCTGCTCGCCGTCGGGGCGACGCTGGTCTCGTTCCTGCTCACCCAGGTCGTGCCGGGGGATCCCATCTCGGCGAACCTGTCGGAGCAGGCGCTCGAGAACCCCGAGGCCGTCGCCGCGTTCGAGGAGCGGTACGGCCTCGATCAACCGTTGCCGGTGCAGTACGGGCGCTACCTGACCAACGTGCTGCAGGGCGACCTGGGCGAGAGTCAGCAGAGCCGCCGACCGGTCACCGAGGACCTCGCCGACTTCGTGCCCGCCACGATGGAGCTGGCGCTCACCGCGATCGTCATCGCGGTCCTGCTGGGGGTGGCCTTCGGCACCATCGCGGCCGTCCGTGCCGGCCGGTCAATCGACCAGTTCCTGCGGGTGGTGTCGCTGCTCGGCCTGTCGATGCCCCCGTTCTGGTTGGCGCTCGTCGCCGTCTACCTCTTCAACTTCGAGCTCGGCCTCGTCCCGAGCTCCGGGCGCCTCGACCCCGTGTTGATCCCTCCAGAGACCGTGACGGGGGCGATGACGGTGGACGCCGTGCTGGACGGCGACTGGGAGGCGTTCCGCTCGGCGCTGCACCACCTCGTGCTGCCGGCGTCGGTACTCGCGGCCTTCGCGGTGGGGCTCTTCACGCGGTTCACGCGCTCGAGCGTGCTGGAGGTCATCGAGCAGGACTACATCCGCGCCGCCTGGGCCAAGGGCCTGCATGGGCGCCGCGTGGTGATCGGCCACGTGCTGCGGGCGGCGCTCGTGCCGGTCATCACCGTCGCGAGCCTCGCGTTCGGCAGCATGCTGTCCGGTACGGTGCTGATCGAGAGCATCTTCTCCTGGCCCGGGGTGGGCTCGTACGCGTTCCGCAGCGCGCTCAACCTCGACGTGCCGGCGATCATGGGCGTGTCGCTCTTCGTCGCGCTCGTGTACGTGACGATCAACTTCGTCGTCGACGTGCTGTACGGCGTGATCGACCCGAGGATCCGGATCGAGTGA
- a CDS encoding ABC transporter substrate-binding protein, producing MIALLGRRSASLVCLLLVVLVAAACGAPDDDEADDDADVAEDETDEPDDEPDDDEPDDAGDRPDSLVVDNSFVLTTADPGRQWEPTGHTVARALYDTLFTFEAGDVSEPVPMLVDDWEMDDDAEHFTFELRDDVTFTDGSQLTADDVEFSLRRQRNLLGSGSFLLEEVERIEAVDDLTVEMETERPLPTLISKLTSPALGIVNREEVEAAGGTAEEGADQDDEAEAHLNEQSAGSGPFELESFSAEEQVVFTRNDDYWGEVPEFERIVLRNVETETQRLNIQSGESHLVLDLAGRDLEEVDEAGLQVDSDAAPDSWVMSANADEELSPVTASPEFWEAVRHGLDYEELVDFAGPDTRFAPSVIGEQFLGALPQDEVPERDLDRVEESLDAAGYDGEDVELTYPSDINFNGLAFEPVAEIVQSQLDEAGLSVVLDPAPIETFLERDRDGDTELALSPNAPNFPDPEAYLTFMPGALHGERAGWPEDAAPAVTEVGDAARVATDDDREEAYREWQRALQEESPFFPLFQPAEALVADSSMTGVVYDSNWRVNLADLGWE from the coding sequence ATGATCGCTCTGCTCGGTCGCAGATCCGCCTCGCTCGTGTGCCTGCTGCTCGTCGTCCTCGTCGCGGCCGCGTGCGGAGCCCCGGACGACGACGAGGCCGACGACGACGCCGACGTCGCGGAGGACGAGACCGACGAGCCCGACGACGAGCCGGACGACGACGAGCCCGACGACGCGGGCGACCGGCCCGACTCGCTGGTGGTGGACAACTCGTTCGTGCTCACGACCGCGGACCCCGGTCGCCAGTGGGAGCCCACCGGTCACACGGTGGCCCGCGCGCTCTACGACACGTTGTTCACCTTCGAGGCCGGCGACGTGAGCGAGCCGGTGCCCATGCTCGTCGATGACTGGGAGATGGACGACGACGCGGAGCACTTCACGTTCGAACTGCGCGACGACGTCACGTTCACCGACGGGAGCCAGCTCACCGCCGACGACGTGGAGTTCAGCCTGCGGCGTCAACGGAACCTCCTCGGCTCTGGATCGTTCCTGCTCGAGGAGGTCGAGCGCATCGAGGCGGTCGACGACCTGACCGTGGAGATGGAGACCGAGCGGCCCCTGCCGACGCTCATCAGCAAGCTCACCTCGCCCGCCCTCGGCATCGTCAACCGCGAGGAGGTCGAGGCCGCCGGCGGCACCGCCGAGGAGGGCGCCGACCAGGACGACGAGGCCGAGGCCCACCTCAACGAGCAGTCCGCCGGCAGCGGTCCGTTCGAGCTCGAGAGCTTCTCCGCGGAGGAGCAGGTGGTGTTCACCCGCAACGACGACTACTGGGGCGAGGTGCCCGAGTTCGAACGCATCGTGCTGCGCAACGTCGAGACGGAGACGCAGCGGCTCAACATCCAGAGCGGCGAGAGCCACCTGGTGCTCGATCTCGCCGGGCGCGACCTGGAGGAGGTGGACGAGGCCGGCCTGCAGGTCGACAGCGACGCGGCGCCAGACAGCTGGGTCATGAGCGCGAACGCGGACGAGGAGCTGTCCCCCGTGACCGCGTCGCCCGAGTTCTGGGAGGCGGTGCGCCACGGGCTCGACTACGAGGAGCTCGTCGACTTCGCCGGGCCGGACACCCGCTTCGCCCCGAGCGTGATCGGCGAGCAGTTCCTCGGCGCGCTCCCGCAGGACGAGGTCCCCGAGCGCGACCTCGATCGGGTGGAGGAGTCCCTCGACGCTGCGGGTTACGACGGCGAGGACGTCGAGCTGACGTACCCGAGCGACATCAACTTCAACGGGTTGGCCTTCGAGCCGGTGGCCGAGATCGTGCAGTCGCAACTGGACGAGGCGGGGCTCTCGGTGGTCCTGGATCCCGCCCCCATCGAGACCTTCCTCGAACGGGATCGCGACGGGGACACGGAGCTGGCGCTGTCGCCGAACGCCCCGAACTTCCCCGATCCTGAGGCCTACCTCACGTTCATGCCCGGCGCGTTGCACGGCGAGCGCGCGGGCTGGCCCGAGGACGCCGCGCCCGCGGTCACCGAGGTCGGGGACGCCGCGCGGGTCGCGACCGACGACGACCGGGAGGAGGCGTACCGGGAGTGGCAACGCGCGCTCCAGGAGGAGTCCCCGTTCTTCCCGTTGTTCCAGCCGGCCGAAGCGCTGGTCGCCGACTCCTCGATGACCGGGGTGGTCTACGACTCGAACTGGCGCGTGAACCTGGCGGACCTCGGCTGGGAGTAG